The following DNA comes from Dermacentor andersoni chromosome 2, qqDerAnde1_hic_scaffold, whole genome shotgun sequence.
TGAGAGAAAGCTGAATATatgcgcagcctcacaacgcagcttagtattcgcatttacaacTTCTACCAGTGTATGTCACCATCATTGTGATGTTCGGCTTTACagactactgttacaggctgctcggaaattgaacgttctgtgagatcccgtggtccgtaaacttttgcggttgactgtacgtgATGTGACACTTATGTACCGGCGCTATGAATCCATTGCGAAATTCGTGAAAGAAAATTTATATCTTTAGTTTCTCCAGTAAGAATCGACCTCGTTCGACCAAATGAATTGAAATGGGGTTTTAAAAGAGCGCTTAATGCCACTATACACGGATATAGTGTTCTCGTTAGCGTCAGTTTAATGGCTATATATATCATCCAGTATTCGCGGCTTTTTCACGTGTGTCGTCATCATGACTGTCATTATTTACATCACGATCATGCTTCGCTAGAGGCAGAATAATGGCCAGAAAATAATATTATGTCCCCGCCCAGGATTCGTTAGCAGGTCCGCAACGGGTATGAACCTTCCTACGGTCTTCGTCGGGCCGAATATTCGCTGTCATTGGTGGCACTGCGtacatttattttgttttaataAGCCGCAGACTATATAAAAACATTGTTTCCATTCCTCCCGTCGCAGGTCCACAGTCGTACGTTAGCTCATGATTATACAAAGTCTCGGTTTTGTACGCGACAGCATCAGACAACAAGGAGGCACAACAGTAACGCGAAAAGTTAAACGAACCAACGTTATGTTTTAATACTCAAATTCTCTTACTCCACTCAGCATTGTGTTTCTAGTAACTGCCATACATGCTCGGCGGATCATGTCATGGACGAAAAAGCAAGATTTCAGAGGGCGGAGCCGGGGACGTTTGTGCGCCCAGCCTGTCATTTGCACGGCCGCAGTACCTATATATGggacttcttcttttcttttttaggggGAGGGGGCAAGCTTGTTCTGAGAGTCTTTAGAAGTTAATGGCTGCGGCAAATTAGAAACGGGCGCGCAAACTGCAAGCGTTGCTCTTGCCATTCTTTCTATATGTTTATTACCATCTCTGCCGTTGCAGGACTGCAGTCATGACGCGCTTCATGGGAACGCGAGGAACTTAAATAGGAAAGgaagaatagaaagaaagacagaaaaaaaaaacacgtcgtTTAACGGAAACACTTTTCACCTGAACTTTCGTGAAAAAGGGAATATCGCGAGACTTTCCGTTCCTGCAACCAGTGATTGATGTACTTCGTTGCGCAGAAAACATGGCCGCAGGATTACATTTCAACGAGTTTGAGGGACACTGATGTAGCTTAGACGATGACGAGCTCGCCGACAACGGGGCAGGGTGCTTGCAACAGCGCCACGCACCGAAACCAGCGCTTCATTTTCTCGCCTGCACAGATTAATCTAAAGCGCGAAGTTAACGCATGCACATATATGTGACTCAACCAGTTTTAAATCTTCAAGTCCTCATAGACTCAACCCGGAGAGGCCACAAAGTTTATTCGGTCTGCTACGTGACCGCAGGCCAGAGAACGCCCGCAGAGCAACGTCGCAGTTGGGCGACGTGGGCGACCCGCTCTTCCTCACACCGTTGATCGAGGCTGGCCAGCTGGAAAAAGCGCGCAACCTGAGCCGCGTCGCTTCGCTCGGCGCTGTGCCGGACTTCCCAGGATACTCGGGGTTCCTCACAGTCAACAAGCAATACGGAAGCAACCTGTTCTTCTGGTTCTTCCCGGCCAAGGTAGATAACGTGTGGCTGGATGCGGCCATATAGGTCTCGCGTAGACTCCATATTGCCTCCTGGTTCTGATTCCCCTTGCAGGAGAAGCCGGAGGAGGCGCCCGTGGTTCTGTGGCTGCAGGGAGGACCGGGAGGCTCCTCGCTGTTCGGGCTGTTCGTGGAGCACGGACCGTACAGGGTAGCCAAAGGCGGCGTGCCCGAACTTCGCGACACCACGTGGGCGCAGCGCTACTCGATGCTCTACATTGACAGCCCGGTCGGCGCCGGCTTCAGCTTCACACAGGACGACCGCGGCTACGCTCGCAACGAGGTAGACGTCGGCCGTGACCTGCACGAGGCcctgcagcagttcttcacgctcTTCCATGAGTACGCGGCCAACGACTTCTATGCAACGGGAGAGTCGTACGCCGGTGAGTTGATCTTGGTTTTGTGCATTTCGGCACCTCATGGAGAGCGCGCAGACGCTATTCACGAATAAATTAAGCACACGGCATATGCGTTGCACCTTGCGTTGTGCATGTCAGTGTATTATTCAAATTTTTTGACGTGCTTATCTGCTTGTCATGAACATCTCATCTGCCTTCTCACATCTATATCTTTAGGCACTGGGTATctgtcttccggttaacctccccgtctttctttctttctttctttaggtacCAGCTCTTCCAACAACTTTTGTCGCATATATTTATCTGAGCACTGTCCTTGAGCACTCCTAAGCAGTAAGCGAAGTATCGAATCCCGCGCTGCAACTTTTCATATTAGCAGTGTGATACGAGCACCCTCTCGCCTATCGCTTATAGTGGGGGAGTGAGAGAATATTGTGAATTAAGAAGTTGGTTATACAGGGAGTTAGCTCTTCTAAAGCATAGATGCTGGTAGACCCTCAGATGCCAGCAACATCTGTCGTAATATGGAGGGAGATAAGGACAGATGAGGCGGCTGATGCGTAAAGGATAGCTGAGTACATTAGACAATGTCCATATGCTAGAGCTCCCTTGCTATCCCTTGCATTCTTTCTTGACATGAACGGCAAGTAGCCGGATATATGATAGCATCGGAGCCTTTAAACATGCACCACCTGAGAAATATGCGGCTTTGTGAATTTCACCCCGATTGCATATCTTGTCTCCTCGTTATAGGCAAGTACGTGCCGGCCATTGCGCACGCCATCGACACAGCCGTTGTACCCAGGGTCAAGATCAACTTGCGCGGCATCGCCATCGGAGACGGAATGGTCGACCCGGAGACCATGCTCGACTACGCCGACTTCCTCTACCAGATCGGCCTCGTAGACAGAGGACAAGCCGACTACATCCGCGCGGAGAGTGCTCGGGTAGCTGCCTACATCAAGCAGGGAAGATACATGGACGCGTTTCTCATCTGGGACAAATTTATAAACATAGACGCTTTATACCAGTCATCGTACTTCAAGAATGTCACGGGTTTAGACGCGTACTACAACTTCCTGCTGTCCAGTAACCCTGACTGCTTCGACTATTACCAAACATTCGTCGACTCGCCCGTTGTCCGCAAGGCCATTCACGTGGGTAACGTGACTTTCAACAACGGACATGCCACTGAGAGGTACCTTCAGGAGGACATCATGCAGTCCGTCAAGCCGTGGCTCGCATCCCTCATGGACAAGCCGCAGTACAAGGTGCTGATATACAACGGTCAACTGGACATTGTCATCGCGTACCCACTGACGGACAACTTCGTGTGCAGCATCCAATGGTCTGGCAAGCAAGCTTTCGACAAGGCGGAGCGTAAGATTTGGAAGAGACCGGACGGAAACGGTGTCGCTGGATACGTCCGAAATGTGGGAAATTTCACGCAGGTCCTTGTTAGGGATGCCGGTCACATCCTGCCCTACGACCAGCCCGAGGTTGCGCTCGACCTTATCACTCGATTCATCGAAGGGAAGCCCTTCGGCGCGTGAAATCCTTACTTGCAGGAAGGGCAGATCAGGAATTATTTGATTTGACGTGGATGCAAATAAACGCATCGGAATGTGAAGGGCATAAGTGGGCCGTCTCTTCTTGGTTTGTTGTGTTTCTGGTACTGTTGGAGAGAGAGATGGGGTGgcaaaggtagggaggttaaccgaaatagcttctggtttgctaccctgcacttggggaACGGTAAGAGGAAAATAATGACGGGAAAACTAGCGGAAAGATAAAGCAAAGCcgcgaaaaagaaagaggatATGGGGAAGCCTGTGAGAACTATAGTCTCTCTGATAGGCCACTAGAACGTAAAAACTTCATGGGTGTCTTGACCgacttgtggtgtgacgactTATATGTGTCGGCGTTCCAGGATTGTCTGGACGATCGTGAAACCAACTCGGTCGCGACAGACTGCTTGTGTGCGCTGTATCGAGGTCAACGACAAAGTACGCGTTCAATAGTTTCCTCACTGCCGCAGTGGTCACGAGCAGCACAATTGTTTTCcacagaagggcagcggattgggcgagttggtgttgcatggtaactataaaattcaaacagcgctaaacgacaggaccagaatgaggaggagacaaacacggcgctgaacttacaacagttgtaagttcagcgccgtgtttgtctcctcctcattctggtcctgtcgtttagcgctgtttgaattttatagttacaATTTTTTCCCCTTTTGATGCGAAAATCAAAGGATTTTGTGAAAGCGACGCGAAGCCACAGTCGGCAAGGTACTGTTAACTTGGGTCAGGATAATCCAGGTGGAAGGCGGTGCTCTTTGCTTCCAAAACATGCACCAACTATAGCTCACATATAGTCTCGTTATGGCACAAACGGCCACGAGTTTCCGCAGAGAATGAGCACGAGTTCAAGCCTTGCTTTAGGCGGTTACCGAACATGCCGCTTCGCGCTATGCCGTAACACTGCTGGTTATGGCATTTCAAGAGGACaggctggtgggctagttggtattgcagaACATGAGGCAAAtcgcaaaaaagaaaggcacgaGGACAAGAGAATTAAATTTAGGTAGAAATAGTAGAAATgaagcttgcttgcttgcttccttacagacgcgctgtgtcttcgtttccttctcttgtcctcgcgcttttttttcgctttttgcgCTTTGCTTCAAATTATGCGGTTATTGCATTTCTTACAATTTCGTAAGATAGCATATCATTTTACTGTTCATAAAAAATGACGTCGAATAGTATAATGCCTAAATATAGTATAAACAACGATGAAAAACGAATAGCCGGAGAGTCGCTGTCAGTCTACAATCTGCACAACGCATACGAGCGCTCACTGATGCGAACGCAGCGGCTAGCAAATATGTGAAACTTCGACGGCACTTCTCACCCAGCTTCATCAGTGGATTACTTGGGATCCTCGCGACAGTTGGAGCTACATCTAAGGTAGAAATGgagctcgcttgcttgcttgcttgcttgcttgcttgctgacagacagacagacagacagacagacagacagacagacagacagacagacagacagacagacagacagacagacagacagacagacagacagacagacagacagacagacagacagacagacagacagacgaatgggtagatggctggatggatggatggatggatggatggatggatggatggatggatggacggacggacggacggacggacagacggacagatagacagacagacagacgaatgggtagatggatggatggatggatagatgaatggatggatggatggatggatggatggatggatggatggatggatggatggatggatggatggatggatggatggatggatggatggatggacggacggacggacggacagacggacagatagacagacagacagacgaatgggtagatggatggatggatggatgggtggatggacggacggacggacggacggacggacagacagacagacagacagatagatagatagatagatagatagatagatagatagatagatagatagatagatagatagatagatagatagatagatagatagatagatagatagatagatagatagatcctcACAGGTAAAGGCAGCCATTATGGACCATACAGAGCTCGCACCGCTCGTTTGAGCTTCGCTGGAAGTAGTGTCCTGATTCTGTAAGTTCCCACAggtctgttgttgttgttactgctactgtttTGGCCTCAAAACATCAACTGCCTTTgtcttctctttctttgtttttactaCATTACGCCTGCAGGTTCATACAGACGTTAATTAGGCGTGTAAGCGCAATGCGTACAGTGCGATGAGGTATACTTAAATAaggtttcttgtgctttttcattTACTTCCATTGTGCGCAAGGTTCCAAAGCGGGAGTAGTAACATTCCATTTAGACAAAGTTCACATTGGTTGATGCTGTGTTTCGCAAGGGGAGTGAGAAACACAGGTCGGAATAGAAAGAgatagaaggaaggaaagaaacggAAGATAAAGCGAACATTTACCTTACAGTTATAGACACATCAAGTAGGTAAATATTAATTCGCTGGAAAGGTAATATAAGCAGTGATCACAGTATAATCAATTACGTGCACAGAAGCGACAACCAAGTGGACGCTAACGAAACAAAGGCACAACAGAAATTAATGTTACTCAGTGAGAATGTGCGAGAGGAAAAACAGCCCTTAAGCAAATAGGCTAGGGAAGGAAATAAAGGAATAACCCAATCAATCAATGAGTTAACTGATAAGTCTATCGATCAGTCGTCAGAGGCTGCAGAATACGAGAACAAATTTCCATTCTGAAACAACTTTGTGACAGAAATATCTATAGCACGTGGGAATCTGATTAAACAGATTCGACGACTTTTAGAAACATATATTCCAGCTCATAGCTCCGGTGTGCGTCCGTCGAAGGCAAGGCGCCATTGGTCCAAACCTGTGCAAGAAGACACCCCGTATAGGCTTACATCGGCTGATGCAAGTATTTACGCACAAAGCCACTTCAGGCAGGGCTCACGTGCTATCCATTTGCCTGATACTTGCGGCGGAGGATCGAGAGTAGCGCCTCTCGTTTGCAGTCTTTATCGGAAAGGGAGATAACGAGAACGCCGATGGCCACAACGTGGCACCCTGCAGGCGCCTCAACCGCACACGTGTAAAATTCGCAGGACTGCCGGATTTTGTTACGAAACTGCGTTCCGCCAACGAACTGGAATACTTCGCCCTCAAGCGTCGTCTGACGGTTGAGAGGAAAAGGCTAAACTGAGGGTGGAGGCAACCATCACGGTCCTGTGAGCTAAGCACTCGAATATGAAGCCTGCCTTGTTGATTCTGTGTGTGCTGACCGCAGGCGCTCAGGCCTGGTTTGGGACCTCAATGCGAAGGCTCTACAATGGGTGAGTAGAAACTTGTGAGTACGTTGCGAGTACCAAAACATAAATCTCTGCCATCTGCAAGTGAGATGGTGTGGCTTTTCTCGGATCGACGGAGTCTGCGGGCGGCAAGGAGACATCATTATAAGTCTAACGCACTTGTTTTTTATAACACAAGTTATGTTTTCTTACCCTCCACTTGATAGTCTTTCgcctttttggtttctttttctctctgcctATCTTTCTCACTTTCTCTTGTTGATCGCTGAAGGGAATGATCTCAAAAGTTAAGAGAAAATGGATGTGTACAGGGCGGTCGCCGCCTCTGAGCTAACTGCAAGCAGAACGGCAGCCCTTACAAGGACGGGAGTCATTTCCTTTAAATGTTCTTTAAAGTCTTTGCATTCATAAGCACAGCAAGAACACGGTTCCACGTGAATGTGACGCGATGCAACACGTGGTGCGTGGGAAGTATACACGTAGACTGTCGTACCGGTAAAGCTCGAGAATGTTCACGCAACTCGCCTAACGACGGCCGGTAAACAGAGTGTAGCCATATCTCTCATATCATCACGGTATTTACTTTCTACGTGAAGCACTCTTGTTTGCTGTGCATTACACGCGGCGATTGCTTCCCCCGGTCTGGATTGTCTATGCAGACGCTAGCCAATAAAAGCCGTCATAGATGAATAACATACGTCGCGAGAGGAAACAAGCAGGAAAAACAAGACTGCTATACCGTTAAACATCTGCAGTCTGTTTCTGCAGAAATCCCAGTCCTGTGTCCTAtcgcccccctctccccccctctccctccgCATAATCATCAGCGTAAAGAAAAGCGTGTTTTTCCAATTGGCTCCACGTAAGAGATGCTTCTTTCTACGTGTTCAAATCAAATATAAATGCGTACCGTTACCTCAAGCGCACATATTTATCATTTTGCGTATGTGCAATACACGGTGAAATTGACTCGCAAATTTGCGGTGAGCTTCAGAGGAAAACTATTGAAAATCCATGTGCTTCTTCTTTACCGCACTACAGCAGGCTTGCCATGCTTTTTCGTGCCCGCTCTGCTTCGGCGAATGAAACCGGAAGGTTGCCAGcgtaagaggaggaggaggaggagaaacatttatttaaaaaaagaaaggacaagcaggtgtctttctgcttgtgcatGTATCCTTGTAAACAGCGAAATGGTATTGCGGGAAGTGTCAAAGAAATCTCGTCTTCACGACCTCGTCCCAAGCGAGGGAACTCTTAGATCTCGCTCCTAAACAtggtgtcacacacacacacacacacacacacacaaaaatgatGCGTGCCACCGCAGGCCAGACAGCCTCCGCAGAGCACCGTCGCAGCTGGGCGACGTGGGCGACCCGCTCTTCCTAACGCCGCTGATCGAGGCTGGCCAGCTGGAAAAAGCGCGGAACCTCAGCCGCGTCGGCTCGCTCGGGGCTGTGCAGGACTTCCCAGGATATTCGGGGTTCCTCACAGTCAACAAGCAGTACGGGAGCAACCTCTTCTTTTGGTTCTTCCCGGCCAAGGTACGTTGCCCAAGGCCCCGGCCTGAAGCTCCGTTAAATCGTACGGTTTACAGGTATGAAGAATGCGAGAGAGAGATCCGACGGGTCGTCATCGCGTCATTCGCACGTATGCGCGTGCACTGCGGCGCAAATATGCATTAGGCAAATCCCGTCTGGTTTCTCTCTGCGCTCTCTGAAGCATGTTCTTCTGGCCGCCCTGTAAATCATGGAATAGATGCTCCGCATATCAGGTAGGTTTTAGTGCCATACACTGCATTCTCGACACTGTATACGGA
Coding sequences within:
- the LOC129387718 gene encoding probable serine carboxypeptidase CPVL codes for the protein MKSALLALCVLCNGAQGWFGASMRRLYNGPENARRATSQLGDVGDPLFLTPLIEAGQLEKARNLSRVASLGAVPDFPGYSGFLTVNKQYGSNLFFWFFPAKEKPEEAPVVLWLQGGPGGSSLFGLFVEHGPYRVAKGGVPELRDTTWAQRYSMLYIDSPVGAGFSFTQDDRGYARNEVDVGRDLHEALQQFFTLFHEYAANDFYATGESYAGKYVPAIAHAIDTAVVPRVKINLRGIAIGDGMVDPETMLDYADFLYQIGLVDRGQADYIRAESARVAAYIKQGRYMDAFLIWDKFINIDALYQSSYFKNVTGLDAYYNFLLSSNPDCFDYYQTFVDSPVVRKAIHVGNVTFNNGHATERYLQEDIMQSVKPWLASLMDKPQYKVLIYNGQLDIVIAYPLTDNFVCSIQWSGKQAFDKAERKIWKRPDGNGVAGYVRNVGNFTQVLVRDAGHILPYDQPEVALDLITRFIEGKPFGA